Part of the Vigna angularis cultivar LongXiaoDou No.4 chromosome 1, ASM1680809v1, whole genome shotgun sequence genome, AAAGGATTGCCCCCAAATGGTTGTTGTACCAGTAGGGACCGGACGCTGTACGGAAGGACATCCAAGTCATTGGATTGTCAAATGGACCGGCCGCCCATTTCAGCGTACAAGACCCAAGGGCCGGACACCGTACGGAAGAACATCCGTGCCAACGGATTACCCACTGATCGGCCGCCCACTATAACATAGACCCAGGAGAGTACACTTCTATCCACTTATAGGGCGGCCGCCCTTATGCCCCGTGACCATACTCTTGTGAAAAGCTACGTAAGGCAGGGCGGACGCTCGCACGCCCATACCCAGAACTCACCCGGAGCCGGCCACCCGACCGTCCGGATAGGCCGGCCATGTAACTAATCATCCTAGTTTAAGGTAAGTAGGGTTTAAAAGCTATTTGGGCtgaattgggccgtgattaacgttccactaatcccaagcccatagcgaaaactataaatacagatccagggtgagtggtagataggttgcatttactgcacatttattactgtctGAGAAAAACGCCTTAGCtctcaactgactttggcatcagagaatcttttgtaggtctcccACCGGCGGACTGAGGAGTGAGAACAGAGGATCCGACGTACGGATGACGAGAAGAGAGTGACGTGGAAACGTGGGACCAGCACTGCCCCCCCACACCCGAAACAACTGgcacccaccgtggggccgtgtgaTTCTAAatacccaatggtgaccacgagaaatatGAACAACGACGACCCTATCGAGATGATCAGAGTTCTACAACAAAAGATGGACGAGATGCAACAGCGTCACGAAGATGAGCTGGCGGCTGTGAAGGCCGACTGTGAGGCCCGGATAAGCCGGGAAGTAGCCAAGAAGACGGAAGAGGACGAGCGGGCGAAGGAGAAGGGGAAGGCGGTCGCGGACGAACGTTCGGAGCAAAATACCGAACGTGACGAGACCTGGAGGCCGACTGGCACCGAGGCCGAGGGTAGTAAGGCCAAGTCTGTGCACGCGGAGAGCGCGGCCGAGGACAGACGGATGGCAGTCAAACCGGAACCTTCCTCCACGATGTTACTCCCCTTTGCCCAAAACATAATGGACGTTCAAATTTCTGAACAGTTCATTGCAcctcaattcaaaatatatgatGGAACGACCGATCCTGAGGGCCACGTCAAAACATTCTCAAACGCAATGGCATTCAGAACGGGTAACGACGCCATCTGGTGCCGAGCGTTCTCGCTGTCCTTGGAGGACGAGGCCCTCGAATGGTTCAACAACCTGCCTCCCAATTCCATAGAGAATTTCGCCGGACTGAAGCAGTTATTTATACGGCAATTCGCGGCTAGCAGCACTCAAGACTTGACCGTGTTCGAGCTAGTCAACCTGAAGCAGGGAAAGGAAGAAACGCTGAGAGCGTTCATGGACCGGTACCAGAAAACCGTCCGGCGGGTGAAGGCGTTGAGTCCGGAGCTCGCCCTCCATTACATTCTGCCTGCCCTCAAGCCCGGTCCGTTCAAAGATAGCGTCTGCCGACGGGCCCCTAAGACCATGGAGCTGAGGGAACGTGCGGCAGACGAGATCAGAGTTAAGGAGATGAAGTTATCGTACAAGAAGGAGAGCCAGGAGCTGCGGAGCGAGAAGGCAGACGGGGGGAAACCCGGTAATTCGGGAGGAAAACCGGGCGGCGGCAGGCAGAAAGAACCGCCCCGAGGGCCCCGCTTTCAACAATATACCCCCCTGAACGCCCCCCGGGAGAAGATCCTACGGGAGGCGCTCAGCGCGGACCTGCTCCCAGAACCCCTGAAGCGACCAACACCATCTGGCGCTGATGGAAGTAAACACTGCGCCTACCACAAGAACATGGGTCATACCACCGAGGAGTGTGTGACCCTGAAGAACAAAATTGAGCAGCTAATCCAGGTCGGGAAGCTGAAGAAGTACATACGGGACGATCGTCCTCAGGCACCCGCCGAGAGGACTGCCAGGCGACCAACCTACAGGTCCGAGAGACCTAGGAGCGACAAGAACGAACGTCCTCGCTCC contains:
- the LOC108328191 gene encoding uncharacterized protein LOC108328191; the encoded protein is MVTTRNMNNDDPIEMIRVLQQKMDEMQQRHEDELAAVKADCEARISREVAKKTEEDERAKEKGKAVADERSEQNTERDETWRPTGTEAEGSKAKSVHAESAAEDRRMAVKPEPSSTMLLPFAQNIMDVQISEQFIAPQFKIYDGTTDPEGHVKTFSNAMAFRTGNDAIWCRAFSLSLEDEALEWFNNLPPNSIENFAGLKQLFIRQFAASSTQDLTVFELVNLKQGKEETLRAFMDRYQKTVRRVKALSPELALHYILPALKPGPFKDSVCRRAPKTMELRERAADEIRVKEMKLSYKKESQELRSEKADGGKPGNSGGKPGGGRQKEPPRGPRFQQYTPLNAPREKILREALSADLLPEPLKRPTPSGADGSKHCAYHKNMGHTTEECVTLKNKIEQLIQVGKLKKYIRDDRPQAPAERTARRPTYRSERPRSDKNERPRSERSRSRSRSRERPLRGHINTISGGFAGGGSTASARKRHIRALHSVHSVDRPR